One window from the genome of Dermacentor variabilis isolate Ectoservices unplaced genomic scaffold, ASM5094787v1 scaffold_13, whole genome shotgun sequence encodes:
- the LOC142566624 gene encoding uncharacterized protein LOC142566624, translating to MIAMNQPSNADSPTVAVLDIKLPPFWTGDPELWFVQVESQFAARRITADSTKYHHVVGSLPPATASEVRDLLQTPPVENAYQTLKETLIRRVTPTEPERLQQLLREAELGDRRPSQLLRHMQQLAGDATASDGRLVRELFLQRLLTSVRIGLTASSETDLAKMAELADKLMAVAVPTVASVHADAPSANSLQEMGEEISRLADTVAALHSSGNQRPRQSTASQPQQRRVCWYHRKFGNAAR from the coding sequence ATGATCGCCATGAACCAGCCAAGCAACGCCGACAGCCCCACGGTAGCCGTACTTGATATCAAGCTACCTCCGTTTTGGACTGGCGACCCGGAACTTTGGTTCGTGCAAGTTGAATCACAGTTTGCTGCACGCCGCATCACTGCTGACAGCACCAAATACCACCACGTTGTGGGCAGCCTCCCGCCTGCGACGGCCAGCGAGGTGCGGGACCTACTGCAAACACCACCCGTAGAAAATGCCTACCAGACGCTAAAAGAGACACTGATTCGCCGCGTCACACCTACAGAGCCGGAGCGTCTCCAACAGCTACTGCGGGAGGCCGAACTTGGCGACCGCCGACCCAGCCAGTTGCTACGCCACATGCAACAACTGGCCGGCGACGCGACAGCAAGCGACGGTCGTTTAGTGCGGGAACTGTTCCTGCAAAGGCTTCTCACAAGTGTACGGATAGGCCTCACGGCGTCGAGCGAGACAGACCTTGCCAAGATGGCCGAGCTCGCCGACAAACTCATGGCTGTCGCCGTGCCCACAGTCGCGTCGGTGCACGCAGACGCACCGTCCGCCAATTCCTTGCAAGAGATGGGAGAGGAAATTTCTCGCCTCGCAGACACCGTCGCAGCGCTGCACTCGAGCGGAAACCAGCGACCACGACAGAGTACCGCATCACAACCACAACAACGTAGGGTGTGCTGGTACCACCGCAAATTCGGCAACGCTGCACGGTAA